In one window of Mytilus trossulus isolate FHL-02 chromosome 7, PNRI_Mtr1.1.1.hap1, whole genome shotgun sequence DNA:
- the LOC134727006 gene encoding cyclic AMP-dependent transcription factor ATF-3-like: MFSVMEQHSPVETIDDVLISALDSNSITPMVKYELAMKVKHKRQISGEEEIKNLFEPPKNYELTPEEKTKMENRKQRNRESAEKARVKRKRREEVLEGECKTLEDQQRSLNSDIKKLKLCRKVYNTLLHMHAVGGTCTSNPANHLQQVQLTQGSPLMNT, from the exons ATGTTTAGCGTAATGGAACAACACTCGCCAGTAGAAACAATAGACGATGTTTTGATCTCAGCACTCGACTCTAACAGTATCACACCAATGGTCAAATATGAACTGGCTATGAAAGTTAAACACAAGCGACAGATAAGCGGAGAAGAAGAAATTAAAAACCTGTTTGAACCTCCAAAAAATTATGAG CTTACAcctgaagaaaaaacaaaaatggaaaatagAAAACAGAGGAACAGAGAATCCGCGGAGAAAGCAAGAGTAAAAAGAAAGCGTAGAGAAGAAGTTTTAGAAGGG GAATGCAAAACGCTAGAAGATCAGCAAAGATCCTTAAACTCTGATATAAAAAAGCTTAAATTGTGTAGAAAAGTGTACAACACTCTGCTTCACATGCATGCAGTTGGCGGGACGTGCACCTCAAATCCAGCAAATCACCTGCAACAAGTACAACTCACACAGGGAAGTCCTCTAATGAATACATGA